In Acaryochloris marina S15, a single genomic region encodes these proteins:
- a CDS encoding cell division protein SepF, protein MSNVIPLFGSSTQQIRLVKPKVFEEVQQVIEQLKHGQLILINVSEVSPCLAQRIIDVLSGSVDILSGQVVNVGNGVFLYSLSDIEVSAFRKHLAA, encoded by the coding sequence ATGAGTAACGTTATTCCTCTCTTCGGTTCTTCTACGCAACAGATTAGATTGGTTAAACCTAAAGTTTTTGAAGAGGTTCAACAGGTTATTGAACAACTGAAACACGGTCAGTTAATTCTGATAAATGTGTCTGAAGTATCTCCCTGCCTAGCCCAACGTATTATTGATGTTCTGTCTGGAAGCGTCGATATTCTATCTGGACAAGTCGTAAATGTTGGTAATGGTGTCTTTTTGTATAGCCTTTCTGATATTGAAGTGTCAGCTTTTAGAAAACATCTAGCAGCTTAA
- a CDS encoding nuclear transport factor 2 family protein, whose translation MKTDNLKINQLSTKCYEWYLSYLDALDARDVDRYKTFLSEDCVLIMNNAAPIEGKKAVLNGLSRYWQFFSDLEHDLLNIYGTDSSFMLEAMNHYQRLDGKAFSLRAIALMDRNSSGDVTSVRLHTDNSLLFE comes from the coding sequence ATGAAGACTGACAATCTAAAAATTAACCAGCTTTCGACCAAATGTTATGAGTGGTATCTTTCCTACCTCGATGCCCTTGATGCACGGGATGTCGATCGATATAAGACCTTCCTCTCTGAAGATTGCGTTTTGATCATGAATAACGCAGCACCTATTGAAGGTAAAAAGGCTGTTCTAAACGGTTTATCCAGATATTGGCAGTTCTTTAGTGACTTAGAACATGATCTTCTGAATATATATGGGACTGATTCATCCTTCATGCTTGAAGCCATGAACCACTATCAACGACTGGATGGCAAGGCATTTTCCCTCCGGGCGATTGCATTAATGGATCGGAATAGTTCAGGGGATGTTACTTCTGTCCGACTTCATACGGATAATAGTTTGCTATTTGAGTAA
- a CDS encoding YihY/virulence factor BrkB family protein — MPFDSVFWLLKVTGLEWQRDKASRLAAALAYYTAFSLAPVLVIVIAIASLAFNQSTVQGQVMAKFQEWLGPDGAAIIRVMVRGTYLQGSGIRDTLGSLVLLFVGSTGLFTNLKDALNSIWKIQPAPDRGWKGFVRDRLYAFVMVLGVGVILILILGLSTWLTTVGNSASNYLSSWLYVGRLLDAAFSLSIITFIVALIYKYLPDVDIQWSDVWIGSFLTSLLFSVGKFLISLYLSRNSLSSTYGAAGSLAVVLLWVNYSAQIFFFGAELTKVYTNRFGSQIRPAPYATALLDPIRQQESSQPNPQTASSTAGNAPLQPLPDLGKRWLKKIFHRNASRS, encoded by the coding sequence ATGCCCTTTGATAGCGTATTTTGGTTGCTTAAGGTGACCGGGCTAGAGTGGCAAAGAGATAAAGCCTCTAGGTTGGCAGCAGCCTTGGCCTACTACACCGCTTTTTCCCTGGCTCCTGTTTTAGTGATTGTGATTGCGATCGCAAGTTTGGCATTTAACCAAAGCACCGTCCAGGGGCAAGTTATGGCGAAATTCCAAGAATGGTTAGGACCCGATGGTGCAGCCATTATTCGGGTGATGGTGCGGGGAACCTACCTACAAGGATCTGGGATTAGAGATACCTTAGGGAGTCTAGTTTTACTATTTGTCGGCTCCACTGGACTCTTTACCAACCTCAAAGATGCCTTGAATTCCATCTGGAAGATTCAGCCTGCCCCAGATCGAGGCTGGAAAGGATTTGTGCGGGATCGACTCTATGCCTTTGTGATGGTTCTCGGAGTCGGGGTGATCTTAATCTTGATCTTAGGACTGAGTACATGGTTGACGACGGTGGGTAACAGTGCCAGCAACTACCTCAGCTCTTGGCTCTATGTGGGGCGACTCTTGGATGCAGCCTTTTCCTTAAGCATCATCACGTTTATCGTCGCCTTAATCTATAAATATTTGCCGGATGTCGATATCCAGTGGAGTGATGTGTGGATTGGGTCGTTCCTCACCTCCCTACTCTTTTCTGTGGGTAAATTCTTGATTAGTTTGTACCTGAGCAGAAACAGTCTCAGTTCCACCTATGGCGCAGCAGGCTCTCTGGCCGTCGTTTTATTATGGGTCAACTACTCAGCTCAAATTTTCTTTTTTGGCGCAGAGCTGACCAAAGTCTATACCAATCGTTTTGGTTCCCAGATTCGACCGGCCCCTTACGCCACCGCGCTGCTTGACCCTATCCGTCAGCAGGAATCATCTCAACCCAATCCTCAAACAGCATCCTCAACGGCTGGTAACGCTCCCCTCCAGCCGTTGCCAGACCTTGGCAAGCGGTGGTTAAAAAAAATATTTCATCGCAATGCGTCCCGTTCTTAG
- a CDS encoding FAD/NAD(P)-binding oxidoreductase has product MTAIQTTAETTSQPSISHQIVIVGGGSAGITVAAQLLQHLRSLDILIIEPSDQHYYQPGWTLVGGGCIPFEATVQPQQKLIPPEATWLQDTVDQFDPEHNRLHTQQGTQVTYDYLVVCPGIQINWNQVKGLQEALGKGGVCSNYAIRGAAYTWETIQQFQGGNAIFTYPATPIKCAGAPQKIMYLAEEAFGRRGVRQKSQISYCTATGKIFGVDAFVPALMNVVERKGIDLKTKHNLKEIRADEKVAIFEVSQDTATETISMPYDMIHVAPPMSAPDVIKNSPLAVEGPGGWVDVDKYTTQHHQYPNIFSLGDASSLPTSKTAAAIRREAPVLVQNLLAQMNQTPLTAQYNGYSCCPLITGYDKTILAEFDYEAQPYPSFPVDSTKERTSMWLLKRHVLPWVYWNRMLKGQEHEGDILRHVLPEQMFDHSKN; this is encoded by the coding sequence ATGACGGCGATCCAAACCACTGCAGAAACGACCAGTCAACCCTCCATTTCCCATCAAATCGTGATTGTGGGGGGTGGTTCTGCAGGCATTACGGTTGCAGCCCAGTTACTACAGCATCTGCGGTCCCTCGATATCCTCATTATTGAACCCTCTGATCAGCACTATTACCAACCGGGTTGGACCCTAGTTGGGGGTGGCTGCATTCCCTTTGAAGCCACCGTTCAACCTCAGCAAAAACTGATTCCACCGGAAGCAACCTGGCTTCAAGATACGGTAGACCAGTTCGATCCTGAACATAATCGCCTACATACCCAACAAGGCACTCAGGTCACCTATGACTACCTGGTGGTTTGCCCTGGAATTCAGATCAATTGGAACCAGGTCAAAGGGCTGCAAGAGGCACTTGGCAAGGGCGGGGTATGCAGCAACTATGCCATCAGAGGTGCCGCCTATACCTGGGAAACCATCCAACAATTCCAAGGAGGCAACGCCATTTTCACCTATCCTGCAACCCCCATTAAGTGTGCAGGAGCGCCCCAAAAAATAATGTATCTAGCGGAAGAAGCCTTTGGCCGCAGGGGAGTACGACAGAAAAGCCAGATCAGCTATTGCACGGCAACCGGAAAAATCTTTGGGGTCGATGCATTTGTGCCAGCGTTGATGAACGTTGTGGAGCGTAAGGGCATTGATCTAAAAACCAAGCATAATCTGAAAGAAATTCGCGCAGATGAAAAAGTTGCCATCTTTGAGGTGAGTCAAGATACAGCGACAGAAACGATCTCCATGCCCTATGACATGATCCATGTGGCACCCCCCATGAGTGCCCCAGATGTGATCAAAAATAGTCCTCTGGCGGTGGAAGGTCCTGGAGGCTGGGTTGATGTGGATAAGTACACCACCCAACATCATCAATATCCGAATATTTTTAGTTTGGGGGATGCCTCTTCCCTGCCCACATCCAAAACCGCAGCCGCCATTCGCAGAGAAGCCCCGGTATTGGTACAGAATTTGCTGGCCCAGATGAATCAAACCCCACTCACGGCTCAATACAATGGCTATAGCTGTTGCCCGTTAATCACCGGATATGACAAAACGATCCTGGCGGAGTTTGATTATGAGGCTCAACCCTATCCCAGTTTCCCCGTAGATTCGACCAAAGAACGCACCAGTATGTGGTTATTAAAGCGACATGTTTTGCCCTGGGTCTACTGGAATCGGATGCTCAAGGGACAAGAACATGAAGGCGATATCCTCCGCCACGTCCTACCCGAGCAAATGTTCGATCACAGCAAGAACTGA
- a CDS encoding DUF4112 domain-containing protein, which produces MSESNPLNSKSQPVSDKVQKLHRLAFLLDNSISIPGTKLRFGLDPILGLLGIAGGSGDVVGGAVGAYIIYQAAQMGMPKDVVWQMVINILLDSLVGIVPGIGDLLDFTWKANTRNMALVDQHLVVSSTPKKGNPLFVLGITLLTVLIVLGCAFLTLLLIKTIFQL; this is translated from the coding sequence ATGTCCGAATCCAACCCCCTAAACTCCAAATCACAACCCGTATCAGACAAGGTCCAGAAACTTCATCGTCTGGCCTTTTTACTAGACAACTCCATCTCTATCCCTGGTACCAAACTCCGGTTTGGTCTTGACCCTATCCTAGGTCTGCTAGGGATTGCAGGGGGAAGTGGTGATGTTGTGGGGGGTGCGGTCGGAGCCTATATTATCTATCAAGCGGCCCAGATGGGAATGCCAAAGGATGTGGTTTGGCAAATGGTGATTAATATACTGCTCGATTCTTTAGTTGGCATTGTGCCAGGAATCGGTGACCTCCTCGACTTTACCTGGAAAGCCAATACTCGAAATATGGCTTTAGTCGATCAACACCTAGTGGTGTCATCAACACCCAAGAAAGGCAATCCTCTGTTTGTATTAGGCATTACCCTGTTGACTGTTCTTATTGTGCTTGGATGCGCTTTTTTGACGTTGCTGTTGATTAAAACAATTTTTCAGCTTTAG
- the ubiG gene encoding bifunctional 2-polyprenyl-6-hydroxyphenol methylase/3-demethylubiquinol 3-O-methyltransferase UbiG, whose product MERNNLAFYDQQAVQWWSETATIFPLSKLNPLRFEYFDRFIPNWQGLRVLDVGCGGGYTCEFLAQRGARVTGMDPSAACIEVAKSHAEEMGLTIDYHVGLGETLPFEDDSFDVVVCVDVLEHVQSVVATVTEISRVIQPGGLFCFDTINRTWQSRWLMIWLLEDMLRQIPRGIHDWHQFVPPEELHHLLTQAEFSQVTLQGFDLFGRTPLAQISNLIHFLKTGGFQVQFDHNTEVMYIGTAQIS is encoded by the coding sequence ATGGAGCGCAACAACCTCGCCTTTTATGACCAACAGGCGGTTCAATGGTGGAGCGAGACGGCAACCATCTTTCCCCTAAGTAAGCTGAATCCTCTGCGGTTTGAGTATTTTGATCGCTTTATCCCCAACTGGCAGGGATTGAGGGTCTTAGATGTGGGCTGCGGTGGCGGCTATACCTGTGAATTTTTGGCCCAGCGAGGGGCAAGGGTGACTGGAATGGATCCGTCTGCCGCCTGCATTGAAGTGGCGAAGAGCCATGCAGAAGAGATGGGGCTGACCATTGATTACCATGTTGGATTAGGGGAAACCCTGCCCTTTGAAGATGATTCCTTTGACGTTGTCGTCTGTGTGGACGTGTTGGAACATGTCCAGAGTGTTGTCGCCACGGTGACGGAGATTAGTCGGGTTATTCAGCCAGGAGGGCTATTCTGCTTTGACACGATTAACCGGACTTGGCAGTCTCGCTGGTTGATGATCTGGCTGCTGGAGGATATGCTGCGGCAAATTCCCCGAGGCATTCATGACTGGCATCAGTTTGTCCCCCCCGAGGAACTGCATCATCTGCTCACCCAAGCTGAGTTTTCTCAAGTAACCCTACAGGGATTTGATCTATTTGGCCGAACGCCCCTAGCCCAAATATCCAATTTGATTCACTTTCTGAAGACAGGTGGGTTTCAGGTTCAGTTTGATCACAACACCGAAGTAATGTATATCGGTACTGCACAAATCAGTTAG
- a CDS encoding DUF547 domain-containing protein, giving the protein MTQLNLAIWDNLLRKYVNDQGQVAYGSWQQESLSELEQWLTDVSNVDWQELDPTQAIAFLLNLYNALTIRQVLYQYPIDSIRPKVLGIPNWLTFLRFFTQTVYTLNDHPLSLNTIEHRILRQQYPESRMHFALVCASVGCPLLRPEAYVPDRLTAQLEADGERFINNPDKVRYDAASQTLFCSKIFKWYETDFLAVADSIPTYISRYSKAQMSTSVTVAYLPYSWDLNQCQSA; this is encoded by the coding sequence ATGACCCAACTGAATTTGGCGATCTGGGACAACCTGCTGCGGAAGTATGTCAATGACCAAGGCCAAGTCGCCTATGGCTCCTGGCAGCAAGAATCCCTCTCAGAACTCGAACAGTGGCTAACGGATGTCAGTAACGTCGATTGGCAGGAATTGGACCCAACCCAGGCAATTGCCTTTCTCCTGAATCTATACAATGCCTTGACCATCCGACAGGTGCTCTATCAATACCCCATCGACTCCATTCGGCCTAAAGTTTTAGGCATTCCCAACTGGCTAACCTTTCTACGATTTTTCACTCAAACGGTCTATACCCTGAACGATCACCCCCTTAGCCTCAATACCATTGAGCATAGGATTCTCCGCCAGCAATATCCCGAATCACGTATGCACTTTGCCTTAGTTTGTGCATCGGTAGGCTGTCCGTTGTTGAGACCAGAGGCCTATGTTCCAGATAGGCTGACCGCTCAATTGGAAGCAGACGGCGAACGGTTTATCAATAACCCCGACAAAGTCCGCTACGATGCTGCCAGCCAAACCCTGTTCTGCAGCAAAATTTTCAAATGGTATGAGACGGACTTCCTGGCAGTGGCGGACTCCATTCCTACCTATATCTCTCGCTATTCCAAAGCCCAGATGTCCACTTCAGTAACCGTGGCTTACCTACCCTATAGCTGGGATTTAAATCAATGTCAGTCTGCGTAA
- a CDS encoding virulence factor — protein MQLLSIETTPSPNCIKLNLNECVSDKALTLQKGADPIAAPFVAQQLLAIEFVQSVFLIQDFITLTRKGNADWQTILAKAAQIIGVSEEADSKLLAQVSQSQESTIGNSPSPPLSDLGHVEVAVQMFRGIPVQVRATAADGQQSRVALPERFNQALQRVIGKTQADYIAERHWEPYQAPAGLANEVAVQVAEEITHLIDPEDLAQIEAVAITNTSPTASVNLAEAQKTLLAELSHSNWKHRLKALQQIEVTPETFTAVIAVLDDEQSTVRRWAAALLGASGMAAAVEPLSQVVLTDPNAMVRRIAGDALSDLGDSTAMSTMCQALADSSKLVRWRAARFLNEQGDRTAVDALHQAVENEVEFDVRVEMMAALDRIEGGGETQLPMWMRITQGEATKST, from the coding sequence ATGCAACTGCTCTCTATAGAAACCACTCCCAGCCCAAATTGCATCAAGCTCAACTTGAATGAATGTGTCAGTGATAAAGCATTAACTCTCCAGAAAGGTGCAGACCCAATAGCGGCTCCATTCGTTGCTCAACAATTATTAGCCATAGAGTTCGTCCAATCTGTCTTTCTTATCCAGGATTTCATCACCTTAACTCGCAAGGGAAATGCAGATTGGCAGACTATTTTGGCGAAGGCGGCTCAAATCATTGGTGTTTCAGAGGAAGCTGATTCAAAGTTATTAGCTCAGGTTTCACAATCCCAGGAATCCACGATTGGCAACAGCCCTTCTCCTCCCCTCTCAGACTTAGGTCATGTCGAGGTTGCTGTTCAGATGTTTCGTGGTATTCCAGTGCAAGTGCGAGCGACTGCTGCAGACGGTCAACAATCACGGGTGGCTCTGCCAGAACGATTTAACCAAGCTCTGCAACGAGTGATAGGGAAGACTCAAGCCGATTATATTGCTGAGCGTCACTGGGAACCATATCAAGCCCCAGCTGGCCTTGCCAACGAGGTAGCAGTGCAGGTTGCAGAAGAGATTACCCACCTGATTGACCCAGAGGATCTAGCTCAGATTGAAGCTGTCGCTATTACGAATACATCTCCAACCGCATCAGTCAACCTAGCGGAAGCACAGAAAACCCTCTTAGCCGAACTAAGTCACTCGAACTGGAAACATCGGCTCAAAGCCCTCCAACAAATCGAGGTAACTCCAGAGACGTTTACGGCTGTAATAGCTGTCCTTGATGACGAACAGAGTACAGTCCGTCGCTGGGCAGCGGCGCTCTTAGGTGCCAGTGGTATGGCGGCTGCTGTGGAGCCATTGAGTCAGGTTGTCCTTACTGACCCCAATGCTATGGTGCGTCGAATAGCGGGGGATGCCTTAAGTGACTTGGGGGATAGTACTGCCATGTCAACCATGTGTCAGGCCCTAGCAGATTCCTCAAAGTTGGTTCGTTGGAGAGCAGCTCGATTTTTGAATGAACAAGGTGATCGAACTGCGGTTGATGCTTTACACCAAGCAGTTGAGAACGAAGTGGAATTTGATGTGCGTGTGGAGATGATGGCCGCATTGGATCGGATTGAAGGGGGAGGTGAGACTCAATTGCCAATGTGGATGCGAATCACGCAAGGAGAGGCGACAAAATCTACATAA
- a CDS encoding malate dehydrogenase gives MKISVIGIGKVGSTISFVLAKEGLASELILYNRTRDIAHAEAIDIQQAVALTPYRLEVRDGDLEDTAESDIIIIAASAPMPKQMQARSTLLVKNTQIMHTLIPPLLQHSPNAIFINISNPVDALTYEILQIIQQRTDHNPWQRVIGTGTLIDSARFRDLLSAQLGIHSSDINAYILGEHGDSQFAALSSAMIGGECIDANPSRQQMVVDAKRSAWTIFQAKGYTNYTVSLAVEMIVTSIVEDLRHTLPVSVLIDGYCDVADCCLSVPCIVGREGVHRRIKTQLNDEEVLAFQKCAHQVKQQIQACHRPSAED, from the coding sequence ATGAAAATTTCTGTAATCGGTATCGGTAAAGTTGGTTCAACCATCAGTTTTGTCCTAGCAAAAGAGGGTCTAGCTTCTGAGTTAATTCTCTATAACCGCACCAGGGATATTGCCCATGCCGAAGCCATTGACATTCAGCAAGCAGTAGCGCTGACGCCCTACAGATTAGAGGTCCGAGATGGTGATCTGGAGGATACAGCTGAGTCCGACATTATTATCATTGCGGCAAGTGCGCCCATGCCCAAACAAATGCAGGCCCGCAGTACATTGCTGGTAAAAAACACTCAAATCATGCACACCCTGATCCCACCTCTTCTCCAGCACAGTCCGAATGCCATCTTTATCAATATCAGCAACCCCGTGGATGCGCTCACTTACGAGATTCTGCAAATTATCCAGCAGCGAACCGATCACAACCCTTGGCAACGCGTGATTGGCACCGGCACCTTGATAGACTCTGCCCGGTTTCGTGACCTGTTATCTGCCCAATTGGGAATCCATTCCTCAGATATCAACGCCTATATTTTGGGGGAGCATGGAGACAGCCAGTTTGCTGCCCTCAGTTCTGCCATGATTGGCGGTGAATGTATTGATGCCAATCCATCACGCCAACAGATGGTAGTCGATGCCAAGCGATCTGCTTGGACCATTTTCCAAGCCAAAGGCTATACCAATTACACCGTATCTTTGGCAGTCGAAATGATTGTGACCAGCATTGTCGAAGACTTGCGACACACCCTACCCGTTAGTGTCTTGATTGATGGGTATTGTGATGTTGCAGATTGCTGTCTTAGCGTTCCATGTATCGTGGGTCGAGAAGGGGTGCATCGTCGGATTAAAACCCAACTGAATGACGAAGAAGTCCTGGCCTTTCAGAAATGTGCCCATCAGGTTAAACAGCAAATCCAAGCGTGTCACCGACCTTCAGCAGAGGATTGA
- a CDS encoding high light inducible protein: protein MSTKNPVWGFTSYAETFSGRLAMYGFFIALVTEVVTGKGIIGQLSAWFFVN, encoded by the coding sequence ATGAGCACTAAGAATCCAGTTTGGGGTTTCACCAGTTATGCAGAGACTTTCAGTGGTCGTCTAGCGATGTATGGATTTTTCATCGCTTTGGTCACCGAAGTTGTAACAGGCAAAGGAATCATTGGCCAGCTTTCTGCTTGGTTCTTCGTTAATTAA
- a CDS encoding ISL3 family transposase has protein sequence MDNSIRIPLNLPDVQVLELSKTERGDWLIKIESTLQGTTCHKCGHEITDLHCHDQALRIRHLPLFEVPVYLEIRPKRYRCGYCDDHPTTTQRLEWHEPRSPNTKAYEHWLLRILINSTVSDVARKLGVSEDVVSGTIDRWIACQVDWSEYLDLQVIGIDEISLKRGHRDFVVLITIPTTGGVDILAVLADRKQQTVANFLQSIPLHLRQTIERVCTDMYQGFVSAVREQLPQTKVVIDRFHVAKAYRNCADTVRKREVKRLRQELPKQDYDSIKGAMWAFRKRPENLQESEQQLLERVFAYSPEMKQAYKLREELTQIFEGRYTKNGAKCAIRAWCKRVLKSDIKDFESFLTTVNNWMDEMTNYFLEGWTSGFVEGFNNRVKVLKRRCYGIFDIERLFQRISLDLNGYQTFALT, from the coding sequence ATGGATAACTCAATTCGCATTCCCCTCAACCTTCCCGATGTTCAAGTTCTAGAGCTATCGAAGACGGAACGAGGGGATTGGCTGATCAAAATTGAGAGTACTCTGCAAGGAACAACCTGCCACAAATGTGGACATGAGATTACTGACCTTCACTGCCATGATCAGGCTCTTCGAATTCGTCACTTGCCATTGTTCGAAGTACCAGTGTATTTAGAAATTCGGCCCAAGCGCTATCGATGCGGGTATTGCGATGACCATCCCACAACAACTCAACGCTTAGAATGGCATGAACCTCGTAGTCCCAATACCAAAGCTTATGAGCATTGGCTTCTGCGTATCCTGATCAACTCAACGGTCTCAGATGTTGCTAGGAAACTAGGCGTTAGTGAGGATGTCGTCAGTGGCACCATTGATCGCTGGATTGCCTGTCAAGTTGACTGGAGCGAATATTTAGACCTCCAAGTCATCGGGATTGATGAGATTTCTCTGAAAAGAGGCCACCGTGATTTTGTAGTTTTGATCACGATTCCTACCACAGGCGGAGTCGACATATTGGCAGTTCTGGCTGACCGTAAACAACAGACCGTTGCAAATTTCCTTCAATCGATTCCCCTTCATTTACGCCAAACCATTGAGCGGGTTTGTACTGATATGTATCAAGGATTTGTCAGTGCAGTCCGTGAACAACTCCCTCAAACAAAAGTTGTCATTGACCGCTTTCATGTGGCCAAAGCCTATCGTAATTGTGCCGATACGGTTCGTAAACGGGAGGTCAAACGTCTACGCCAAGAACTCCCTAAGCAAGACTATGACAGTATCAAAGGTGCGATGTGGGCCTTTCGAAAACGGCCTGAGAATCTCCAGGAGTCAGAACAACAGTTGCTTGAGCGAGTGTTTGCTTATTCTCCTGAGATGAAGCAGGCCTACAAACTCCGAGAGGAATTGACACAGATATTTGAGGGTAGGTACACCAAAAACGGAGCTAAATGTGCCATCCGGGCTTGGTGTAAACGAGTCCTCAAAAGTGACATCAAGGATTTTGAGAGTTTCCTGACCACTGTCAACAATTGGATGGATGAGATGACCAACTATTTTCTGGAGGGATGGACCAGTGGCTTTGTCGAAGGATTTAACAACCGAGTTAAGGTCCTAAAAAGACGATGCTACGGTATTTTCGATATTGAAAGGCTCTTCCAAAGGATTTCGCTTGACCTCAATGGGTATCAGACTTTTGCCTTGACCTAA
- a CDS encoding class I SAM-dependent methyltransferase produces MTITLKQYPKCISDLFTCGLMYAVAEYKIHSPQPLTQSESWDFWTQPRSSFMEWLARTYPLKTQRMSYLNRMLDHDHASGIETHYDVSNDFYALFLDERYRFYTCAEFQSEQDSLEEAQTNKAQYLLSLMQLQGTESVLDLGCGWGAMLKFLQDSGHQGKLAGYTLSKEQLTYGQQQLGLNVSLTNFITNDFVEAPYERIFSIGALEHVRPHELKDLYQKIYDALVPGGLAVHQFFSLEREPYPTSMVLMQLFFPGSLLSMHETHIQMAQEVGFQITHDSIHDYQPTLQAWYQRLLKKQDQAIELVGQEIFNRYMTFFPTAWLFFQQHEAELHRVVMKKPETEKHK; encoded by the coding sequence ATGACTATTACTCTTAAGCAATATCCCAAGTGTATTTCTGATCTCTTCACCTGTGGGTTGATGTATGCAGTCGCAGAATATAAAATTCATTCTCCTCAACCCTTAACTCAGTCTGAGAGTTGGGATTTCTGGACCCAACCCCGATCGTCATTTATGGAGTGGCTTGCCAGAACGTATCCGCTCAAGACACAACGCATGTCCTATCTAAATAGAATGCTGGATCACGATCATGCCAGCGGTATTGAAACTCATTACGATGTTTCTAATGATTTTTATGCCCTGTTTTTAGATGAAAGATATCGGTTTTACACCTGTGCGGAATTCCAATCGGAACAAGATTCTTTAGAAGAGGCACAAACGAATAAAGCCCAATATCTTTTATCTTTGATGCAACTGCAGGGGACCGAGAGTGTTCTAGATCTAGGGTGTGGTTGGGGGGCCATGCTGAAGTTTCTCCAAGATTCAGGACATCAGGGTAAGTTAGCGGGCTACACCTTATCGAAAGAGCAGCTAACCTATGGTCAGCAGCAGTTAGGACTGAATGTTTCTCTCACTAATTTCATTACGAATGATTTTGTAGAAGCCCCTTATGAGCGCATCTTTTCGATTGGGGCTTTAGAGCATGTCCGGCCCCATGAACTCAAAGATCTATACCAAAAAATTTATGATGCTTTGGTTCCGGGTGGCTTAGCGGTTCATCAGTTCTTCTCCCTTGAACGGGAACCCTATCCAACCTCGATGGTTTTGATGCAACTTTTCTTTCCAGGCTCCCTATTGTCCATGCATGAAACTCATATTCAAATGGCTCAGGAGGTGGGATTCCAGATTACCCATGACTCAATCCATGATTACCAACCTACCTTGCAAGCATGGTATCAGCGACTGCTTAAAAAACAAGATCAAGCGATTGAGTTAGTGGGACAAGAAATATTCAATCGGTATATGACCTTTTTCCCAACTGCTTGGCTGTTCTTTCAGCAACATGAAGCGGAACTCCATCGGGTTGTGATGAAGAAGCCAGAGACTGAAAAACATAAATGA